From Diprion similis isolate iyDipSimi1 chromosome 5, iyDipSimi1.1, whole genome shotgun sequence, the proteins below share one genomic window:
- the LOC124406228 gene encoding uncharacterized protein LOC124406228, whose protein sequence is MKPSDVTVVNERQLLRQAYGGLRAIPTKPTMFRTGDKVRISKFKNVFEKGYTPNWTTEIFTISRVENTHPLTYKLKDYQNRPISGGFYEQELLKVEHPDIYLVEKVLKKRRKKLYVKWLGFYSTHNSWINESDVLRYGNYKAQTYTLRSRLIAPRKRVDRVVKHDPLVVIPAQCYLFLFDSINLMLLTQE, encoded by the exons atgaaaccatcgGACGTCACGGTTGTGAACGAGAGGCAATTATTACGTCAGGCGTACGGAGGGCTTCGAGCGATACCTACCAAACCGACAATGTTCAGAACTGGCGACAAAGTCCGAATCagcaaattcaaaaacgtcttcgagAAAGGTTATACTCCCAATtggacgactgaaatattcacaataagccGAGTGGAAAATACTCATCCCCTGACGTACAAGCTCAAAGACTATCAAAATCGACCCATCTCTGGCGGTTTCTATGAACAGGAGCTCCTCAAGGTTGAACATCCGGACATCTATCTCGTGGAGAAGGTTCTCAAAAAGCGTAGAAAGAAACTATATGTTAAATGGTTAGGTTTTTACAGtacacacaacagttggataaatgaatctgACGT ATTACGATACGGTAATTACAAAGCTCAAACGTATACGCTAAGGTCCAGGCTTATAGCCCCACGAAAGCGTGTCGATCGTGTTGTGAAACACGATCCGCTTGTCGTCATTCCAGCTCAGTGCTACCTTTTTCTGTTCGACAGTATAAACCTCATGCTTCTGACTCAAGAATAA
- the LOC124406229 gene encoding uncharacterized protein LOC124406229: MHIILLKCLKLKLSANLFESRRIGEFHRVILTAQILQQQAILLDSLHQVLHQTVVLAEHLRHACREKDAERRIHIDDHPLTKSSLYPPDTCDSAFIPYFSHQALRTFQNSTTRRKPIDAGPSTSSRNSSDARQNVTDVLKLGPKYGIPFKSKDILIANLISDFEANMSLISLDRRNQLSNTDTNNVVRYDLNYTLQQDIRKLINFWKSSGYISEQLKRHLIESDCVQPRAYGLPKIHKPDGHTLPSFYKLVSLDVVSLFTNVPQGLAIMALDKRWPRLVDKVPVPLVELTEALKICFKASIFKFSNTNYAQTFGLPTGFPFSPILSDLAFNSYHSKLQFTIKSESQCQISFLDVSLMIHNRCIHTDWYHKDTWSQRYLNFLSHHPRSYKIGTINCLVNRAIRLSSPAYHNKNLSLIYQVLWKNNYPYIMLSKHIRDRHKSIVTPSDSDNNNLDVHPVVPLRFVSIPYVLGFFESLNRTFARYNIKFVGENKRDLSFLFDSGQTGRQLHTRVPEHRRNIHEHEDNYTALTRHSLDQDHAFNFDGPSVLAVDPVYYKRLLLEMCHIVANPLSVNLRSDIEHLSSICTPVILPS, translated from the exons ATGCACATAATTTTGCTTAAATGTCTGAAACTTAAATTAAGTGCAAACTTATTCGAGAGTAGACGCATCGGTGAATTCCACCGGGTTATATTGACCGCCCAGATACTTCAGCAGCAAGCGATCCTCCTCGACAGCCTGCACCAAGTTCTGCATCAGACCGTCGTCCTCGCAGAGCACCTTCGCCATGCGTGCCGGGAGAAAGACGCTGAACGTCGCATCCACATCGACGACCACCCGTTGACCAAATCGAGTCTGTACCCTCCTGACACTTgtgattcg gcTTTCATACCATATTTCTCCCACCAAGCGCTCagaaccttccagaattcaacgaCACGCCGAAAACCGATAGACGCAGGCccctcgacgtcaagtcgcaACTCGTCGGACGCTCGAC AAAATGTCACTGACGTGCTTAAACTGGGACCGAAATATGGTATTCCCTTTAAATCTAAAGACATTCTAATTGCTAATCTCATTTCTGATTTTGAGGCCAATATGTCTTTAATTTCACTAGATCGTAGAAACCAG CTTTCCAACACAGACACTAACAATGTTGTGAGGTATGATCTTAATTACACTCTGCAACAAGACATTAGAAAACTgattaatttttggaaaagttcTGGTTATATTTCTGAACAGCTGAAACGTCATCTTATTGAGTCCGATTGCGTCCAACCGAGAGCATATGGACTTCCCAAAATTCATAAACCTGAC GGTCACACTCTTCCGTCCTTTTACAAATTAGTTTCTCTAGATGTCGTATCGTTGTTTACCAATGTACCTCAAGGCCTTGCTATCATGGCGTTGGACAAAAGGTGGCCACGATTAGTGGACAAGGTACCCGTACCTCTAGTTGAACTAACTGAGGCactcaaaatttgtttcaaggcttcaatattcaaatttagTAATACTAATTACGCTCAAACGTTTGGCCTTCCTACGGGTTTTCCCTTTTCCCCGATTTTATCGGATCTT GCATTTAACAGCTATCATTCTAAGTTACAGTTCACCATCAAATCAGAATCACAATGTCAAATTAGCTTTTTAGATGTTTCCCTAATGATTCATAATCGATGTATACACACAGATTGGTACCACAAAGATACTTGGTCCCAGAGGTATTTAAATTTCCTGTCGCACCACCCAAGATCCTATAAAATCGGCACGATCAACTGTCTGGTCAACAGAGCCATTAGATTGTCGAGTCCAGCTTATCATAATAAGAATTTATCCTTAATTTATCAAGTGCTATGGAAGAACAATTATCCCTACATTATGTTGAGTAAACACATACGGGATAGACATAAATCCATCGTCACACCATCAGACTCCGACAATAACAATCTAGATGTTCATCCGGTTGTTCCGTTACGGTTTGTGTCTATCCCTTATGTTCTTGGCTTCTTCGAGTCATTGAATCGTACCTTCGCCCGTTACAACATCAAATTTGTAGGAGAAAACAAACGTGACTTGTCCTTCCTGTTCGATTCAG gGCAAACCGGTAGACAACTACACACCAGAGTACCTGAACATAGACGCAATATTCACGAACACGAGGACAATTACACTGCTTTGACTAGACATTCTCTGGATCAAGATCATGCGTTCAATTTCGACGGTCCTAGTGTGTTGGCGGTTGATCCCGTATATTACAAAAGACTATTGCTGGAGATGTGTCACATTGTCGCCAATCCTCTTTCTGTTAATTTACGCTCGGACATAGAACATCTTAGTTCCATCTGTACTCCAGTGATACTTCCTTCGTAG